A region of the Litchfieldia alkalitelluris genome:
TATATATCAAGATTCATTTCTTCTGGAACAACATCTAGTAACTCGGGATCTGGTAAAGTGATTTCAATTTTATCGCCTAAACTACATTTATAATTTGGTTTAATGGTCCTTCCGTTAACTAGTACGTGGCCTTCCTTGATCCACTGCTGGACTTGACTTCTTGACCATTCTTCATTCTCCAAGGAAATTACTTTGTCAATTCTATCATTTTGTGCTTCGTCTTCAACCATTATTATATTTTCTGTCATTTAACCTTCTCCTTATCAAATTTCCCTTCAAACATTGTTAAAATAAAAATTAACCCTACTCCAATAACAAGAGCAGAATCAGCAATGTTAAAGATTGGGAAATCATATGAAAAAATCCATGTATCTATAAAGTCTACAACTTCCTTACGAAAAATACGGTCAATAAAATTACCAATTGCTCCTCCAAGCATTAAACCTAGTGCAATACCGAAAAGTCGTTGATGAGGTTTTAAACTTTTTATATATATCACCAATATGATAACGACTATCGTTGTGATTATATAGAAAAACCACATTTGACCTTGTAATATTCCCCATGCAGCACCTTTATTTCGATGTGAAGTTATGTATAAAAAGTTATGAATGACTGGAATCCTTTGCCCTAATTCCATATAACTTACAATGACCCATTTCGATAGTTGATCTGCTAAGATTATTAAGACTGCTATAATGTAATATAACAATAAAATACCCCTCTTTCGTTCATTCATGTACCATTTGAATTTTAGCATAATAAATGAATAAGTTACAACGACAATCTAATTTTTAAATTTGGTCTACCCTGAAAAAAGAAATGCGGAAGGCGCTCGTTCATCGGCGACAGGCATAAGACGAGCTGGCTAGAAGATTGCTTTTAACCTTCTAGGGTGGATTGACTAGACCTGAGAGCCGATAGCGCCTGAAGCTATAGACACTAAGCTAAGTATAATTTTTCATACTCCATGGTGCGAATTAAATTAGCATAGGTGTCTACCCTGAAAAAAGAAATGCGGAAGGCGCTCGTTCTTCGGCGACAGGCATAAGACGAGCTGATAGCGCCTGAAGCTAGACGCTAAGCTAAGTATAATTTTTCATACTCCATGGTGCTAATTTTAATTAGCATAGATGTAGATGTCTACCCTGAAAATAAACTTTAGTTTGGAGTTCCATGAGCTGCGAGCCACGTTGTCTGATTCCTTTACTAATACCAAAAGCCCAACAAAGGGAATTAAAGAGGTTGTCTGATTCCCTTTTTGATGCCAGAAGCCCAACAAAGGGAATCAAAGCGGTTGTCTGATTCCCTTTCTGATGCCAAGTGCCCTAGAAAGGGAACCAAAGGGGCTGTCTGATTCCCTTTCTGATGCCAAGTGCCCTAGGAAGGGAACAAAAGGCTGTCTGATTCCCTTTCTGATGCCAGAGCCCACAAAGAGAATCAAAGCGGTTGTCTGATTCCTTCCTTTACTAATACCAAAAGCCCAACAAAGGGAATCAAAGGATTGTCTTCTAAGATTCCATACACAAGATTAAAAGCAATACTATCTGTATAACAGGTTAGTCTCCCTTGGAAATAAATTGGTGTGCAAACGAAATAGGGTGATTAGAAACGATTTCGATTTCTCTTCCCTAAAAATAAAAAAGAAAATGATATCAATCATTTCCTCAAAAAATTAATATAAAAAATACTGTTGACTGTTGATAAGCTTATTGGATATAAAAAGTTAGTTTATTATCTCTCCATAGATAGGGGAAAAGAGGATATCCCCCAAAGAAGTGATTAAGTTAAATCACTTCTTATCGTGAAGAAACTTAAGTGGAAATAACAGAATCTAATGAGGGGATTATGTGACGATTACTAATAAAAAGTTCACTAAATGTAAAGTCATTAACAGTTCTAGCCGTAGGAAGAATCTTTAGTTTATCTAGTGGGATATGCTGTCCAGTTTCTTCGCAAATTCCATAGGAACCGTAATGTAACTTCCCGAGTGCCCTTTCTACATCTTGCAAATCCTCTTTTACATGATGTAGAACAAGCTTTTCTTTTTCAGAAGTACTATTTTCAGGAAGAAACTCTTTACTCATTTCAAAGTCTGTTGTGCTGGATAACCTCTTCAGAAGTTCTCTTCTTGTTAACTCTAACTCGGCTTTAATCTCTGCATATTGATCGTTCATTAGAACGCCTCCTTATCATGCCATTGATTAATGCTTATTAGGTGGTAGTGATAGTGTATCCGAAAACAACTAAAAAAAAGCCCTGCAAGTTTTTCCTTTATATTCAATTCCCTTATACATACAATACGC
Encoded here:
- a CDS encoding TraR/DksA family transcriptional regulator, producing the protein MNDQYAEIKAELELTRRELLKRLSSTTDFEMSKEFLPENSTSEKEKLVLHHVKEDLQDVERALGKLHYGSYGICEETGQHIPLDKLKILPTARTVNDFTFSELFISNRHIIPSLDSVIST
- the lspA gene encoding signal peptidase II, whose product is MLYYIIAVLIILADQLSKWVIVSYMELGQRIPVIHNFLYITSHRNKGAAWGILQGQMWFFYIITTIVVIILVIYIKSLKPHQRLFGIALGLMLGGAIGNFIDRIFRKEVVDFIDTWIFSYDFPIFNIADSALVIGVGLIFILTMFEGKFDKEKVK